The segment TAAGAGGTTGAAACAAGATTCACTGCCCAATTTGAATTTCGAAACCCTCTTCGTGCAACCGCCCATGCCCAGTCAGCCACCCGATGCGAGAGAAATAATTGCCCAGGTCGCTACGGGAGCAATATCGATTGACGACGCCCTAGCACGTCTCGGAATCGCTACCGCAGCATCGACAGGGCTTGAAAATCTGCCCAAGAATCGAGCGGAAATGCAATCGATCGGCGGTGCGACCGTCGATTTGGGGCGTCGAGAACGTTGTGGATTCAGCGAAGTAATCTACGGTGAGGGAAAAAACGTATCCCTTATCGCCGATATCATTGAAACGCAGCAGCGGGCTGGGCAGAGTTCTTTGGCTACTCGGCTTGCCCCATCGGCCGCCGAATGGCTACAACAAAAATTCCCTTCGGGCCACTACAATTCATTGGCCAGAACGTTTCGCACCACAGCCAAAAATCCTCAGCCCCCCTGCCCTGCTGAGCAAAAATCTTTCTCTGCTACCTATCATGCCGCCGTCGTCACCGCGGGAAGCACCGATACTCCGGTCGCCGAAGAAGCGATCGAAACCCTCATCTGGATGGAGATTCCCTACCAGCGTTTCGATGACATCGGTGTCGCCGGGCCGCAAAGATTACTTGCGGCCGTGCCCCAGCTTCGCCAGGCATCGGCGGTCGTGGTGATTGCGGGCATGGAAGGCGCGCTGCCAGCGGCCATCGCAGGCCATTTGTCGGCCCCCATTTTCGCAGTCCCGACCAGCGTTGGCTACGGCGCAACACTGGGCGGCTTGACTCCACTTCTGGGCATGTTGAGTAGTTGTGCTTCGAATGTC is part of the Novipirellula aureliae genome and harbors:
- the larB gene encoding nickel pincer cofactor biosynthesis protein LarB, producing the protein MPSQPPDAREIIAQVATGAISIDDALARLGIATAASTGLENLPKNRAEMQSIGGATVDLGRRERCGFSEVIYGEGKNVSLIADIIETQQRAGQSSLATRLAPSAAEWLQQKFPSGHYNSLARTFRTTAKNPQPPCPAEQKSFSATYHAAVVTAGSTDTPVAEEAIETLIWMEIPYQRFDDIGVAGPQRLLAAVPQLRQASAVVVIAGMEGALPAAIAGHLSAPIFAVPTSVGYGATLGGLTPLLGMLSSCASNVATVNIDAGFKGGYLAGIVVQQLLASHSPFGKIK